One Glycine soja cultivar W05 chromosome 2, ASM419377v2, whole genome shotgun sequence genomic region harbors:
- the LOC114400723 gene encoding leucine-rich repeat protein 1-like, with translation MAAATPTSLRFLLSVSVTLTLTLLNLAASNSEGDALYTLKRSLSDPDNVLQSWDPTLVSPCTWFHVTCNQDNRVTRVDLGNSNLSGHLVPELGKLEHLQYLELYKNNIQGTIPPELGSLKSLVSLDLYNNNISGTIPPSLGKLKNLVFLRLNDNRLTGPIPKELSAVSSLKVVDVSNNDLCGTIPTSGPFEHIPLNNFENNPRLEGPELLGLVSYDTNCS, from the exons ATGGCCGCAGCAACCCCCACTTCTCTGCGGTTCCTCCTCTCCGTTTCcgtaaccctaaccctaaccctgcTTAACCTCGCCGCCTCAAATTCCGAAGGCGACGCTCTCTACACGCTGAAACGGAGCCTCTCGGACCCTGACAACGTCCTCCAGAGCTGGGATCCCACTCTCGTTAGTCCCTGTACTTGGTTCCACGTCACCTGCAACCAGGACAACCGAGTCACTCGAGT GGATCTTGGTAACTCTAACCTATCTGGACATTTGGTACCTGAACTTGGGAAGCTGGAGCATCTACAGTATCT TGAGTTGTACAAAAACAACATTCAAGGAACTATTCCTCCGGAACTTGGAAGCCTGAAGAGTCTAGTTAGCTTGGACTTGTACAACAACAACATATCAGGCACCATCCCACCTTCATTGGGGAAATTGAAGAATCTTGTCTTTTT ACGACTCAATGACAACCGACTAACTGGCCCAATTCCCAAGGAACTGTCTGCTGTTTCAAGCCTTAAAGTAGT GGATGTCTCCAACAATGATTTATGTGGTACAATTCCTACATCTGGGCCCTTCGAGCATATTCCATTGAATAA CTTTGAGAATAATCCCCGCTTGGAAGGTCCAGAGTTGTTGGGACTAGTAAGTTATGACACAAACTGCTCGTGA
- the LOC114372055 gene encoding AP-1 complex subunit sigma-1-like, which translates to MIHFVLLISRQGKVRLAKWYSPYSQKERSKVIRELTGLIISRAPKLCNFVEWRGFKVVYKRYASLYFCICNDHEDNELETLAIIHHYVETLDRYFGSVCELDLIFNFHKAYFILDEILLAGAMQETSKRTTLRLIGAQEDLVEAAKEEASSLSNIIAQATK; encoded by the exons ATG ATTCACTTTGTGCTTCTCATCAGTCGGCAAGGAAAAGTAAGACTCGCAAAATGGTATTCACCATACTCTCAAAAGGAGAGATCCAAG GTAATTCGTGAGTTAACTGGGCTAATTATCTCTCGAGCCCCTAAGCTGTGCAACTTTGTGGAGTGGAGGGGATTCAAAGTTGTTTATAAAAG ATATGCTAGCCTATACTTTTGCATCTGCAATGATCACGAAGACAATGAATTGGAGACCTTGGCCATTATTCATCACTATGTCGAGACATTGGATCGCTATTTTGGCAGT GTTTGTGAGctggatttaatttttaattttcataag GCATATTTTATATTGGATGAAATTTTGTTGGCTGGAGCCATGCAGGAGACTAGCAAGAGAACTACTCTGAGACTGATAGGTGCACAG GAGGATTTAGTAGAAGCTGCCAAAGAGGAAGCCAGCTCATTGAGTAATATAATCGCACAGGCCACCAAGTAA